Genomic segment of Candidatus Methylomirabilis sp.:
CGGATCCCTGCCCGCCGTGCCTGGAAGTCCTCGCAGTTGCTGCACGACGAGATCTCGCGGAAGTCGCCGTGCCCCGGCAGCCAGACCTCCAGGTCGTAGGTCTTGGCCGACGCGAACCCCAGGTCGCCCGTACAGAGGGCGACCACGCGGTAGGGCAGCTCGAGACGCCGCAGGACCTCTTCCGCGTCCGCCGTGAGCCGCTCCAGCGCCTCGTAGGACTGCCCCGTCTCCGCGAACCAGACCAGCTCGACCTTGTTGAACTGGTGCTGCCGGATCAGCCCCCGGACGTCCTTCCCGTACGAGCCGGCCTCCCGCCGGAAGCAGGGGGTGCCCGCCGTGTACTTCTTCGGCAGGGCGCCCGGCGGGAGGATCTCCCCCCGGTGGAGGTTCGTGAGCGGGACCTCCGCCGTCGGGATCATGTAGAGCCCCTCGTCCCGGGTCTTGAACAGCTCCTCCTCGAACTTGGGGAGCTGCCCGGTTCCCGTCATGGCGCCCGCATTGACCAGGAGCGGCGGGACCACCTCGGTGTAGCCGTGCTCCCGGGTGTGCAGGTCCAGCATGAAGTTGGCCAGGGCCCGCTCGAGCCGCGCGCCGGCCCCCGTCAGGACGGCGAAGCGGGCCTGGGCCAGGCGGACTCCCCGCTCGAAGTCCAGGATCCCGAGGGTCTCCCCCAGCTCCCAGTGCGGCCGCGGCGTGAAGGGAAACTCCCGCGGTTTCCCCCACCGCCGGACCTCCCGATTCGCCGCCGCGTCGGTCCCCACGGGCACCGAGTCATGGGGAAGGTTGGGGACCGTGAGGAGCAGGGCGTCGAACTGCTCCTGGGCCTTCTGCTGCTGCTCCGTCAGCCCCTTGAGGGCCGGCTCGATGCCGGCCGCCTCCGCCACGAGCGCCGTGGTCTCCTCCCCGGCCCGCTTCCGCCGGCCGACTTCCTCGGAGAGGGCGTTCTTGCGCGCCCGCAGGCGCTCCAGCTCCCCGAGCAGCCGCCGCCGCTCGCCCTCCAGAGCGAGCAGGCCGTCCACGTCGAAGGCGGCCCCGCGCTCCTGAAGCTTCCGCCGGAGCAACTCCGGCTTCTCCCGAATGATCCGCGGATCCAGCACGTCTGCTCCACGCCCGAAGGGGCCATACCGTAGCACCGGGCCGGGGGCCGGTCAAGGTCAGGCCTCGGCCTCCCCCGCCTCCTCCTCGCCCCCCTCCGGCGCCTCCGGAGCCGCCCCCGGTCCCTCCGCCGCCGTCGGGCCCGCGGCCGCCTCCTCCCCCTCTTCCGTGACAAGGCACGTAATGGCGGCCACCCGGTCGCCGGGCTCTAGCCCCTGGAGTCGGACCCCCTGCGTGGCCCGGCCGATGACGCTCACATCCCGGACGTTGAGGCGGGTGACCTTCCCCTCCTGGGAGATCATCATGAGGCCATCC
This window contains:
- the serS gene encoding serine--tRNA ligase, translating into MLDPRIIREKPELLRRKLQERGAAFDVDGLLALEGERRRLLGELERLRARKNALSEEVGRRKRAGEETTALVAEAAGIEPALKGLTEQQQKAQEQFDALLLTVPNLPHDSVPVGTDAAANREVRRWGKPREFPFTPRPHWELGETLGILDFERGVRLAQARFAVLTGAGARLERALANFMLDLHTREHGYTEVVPPLLVNAGAMTGTGQLPKFEEELFKTRDEGLYMIPTAEVPLTNLHRGEILPPGALPKKYTAGTPCFRREAGSYGKDVRGLIRQHQFNKVELVWFAETGQSYEALERLTADAEEVLRRLELPYRVVALCTGDLGFASAKTYDLEVWLPGHGDFREISSCSNCEDFQARRAGIRYRPHPKASPEYAHTLNGSGLAVGRTWIAVLENFQEADGSVTIPDALRPYLDGEARLAPG